The Humulus lupulus chromosome 7, drHumLupu1.1, whole genome shotgun sequence region tgtgcattcagatgtttgtggacctttgaatgtacaagccaggggtggttttgagtatttcatcactttcatttacgattactctagatactcatgtctttacctaatgcataggaaatctgaaacattttcaaagtttcaggaattcctagcaatggctcagaaccaattaggtaaaacgtcaAAAGATCTTGCGATATGAtatgggtggagaatatttggatatgcagttccaagattatttaactgaacttgggatttgctcataacttactgccccaggtactccgcaacaaaatggtgtagcggaacgccaaaacaaaactttattggaaatggttaaatgcatgcttagttactcaactctaccaacttcgttctggggacttgcaattgaaaccgcgaattaCATTCCCAATGtcatgccgtctaaatcaatccccaaaacacctttagaacgctggaatggtcgtgaacctagtttatgtcattatagaatctgggggtgtcccgctcacgtcctgaggaaaaatgagggaaagctaggaccgcgaactgaagtttgcatgtttgttggctatcctaaaggtactcggggtggacttttctatagtcatttagaaaagaacgtgtttacttctacaaatgctacttttctggaaaatgactatgtccagaactttaaacctcgcagcaaagtagttttagaggagatatttaaagaattgactccatcCAATGTTCTATCATCATCAACGTGAAATGataatgaaattcccactcttcacgtccaaccgacgcaagttgatttaaatgaagaaagtaccactgttcctgagcaaacagtcacggagcctcgtcgtagtgggagggtttctaggaacccagttcgctatggtttggatggtgaaaccaatatggttgttggtgacactagtgatggtgattcgttgtctttcaaacaggcaatggctagccataaaaaggaactatggctcaaagccatgaaacagaaaatggagtccatgtactcaaattctgtctgggatcttgtggaagcacctagtgactttagggccattggatgcaagtggatctacatgaagaaatgaggtgttgatggaaatatcgagacttataaagctcgattagtggcaaaagggttatacccaaagagaaggcgtggactatgaggaaacttttagtctggtagccatgctcaaatccattcgcatcctcctatccatagcagccgctctcgactatgagatctggcaaatggacgtcaagacaacttttcttaatgaaaagcttgacgaagtcatttatatggatcagccagaaggatttaaagtatctggacaggaAGGAAAAGTttatgttgaccctcaaattagccaacgacgcagagtcaaaaatacgacaggaaatagcacgatgcttgaaaagataatctaatggaaaagaaagaacaccaagaattgtagtggttcggccccagtgattggtaatgacctacgtccactttgtgatattgttattatagaatcctaaagttgtgatcaaagaactagggttcttgagtttcacagaccttaggcgtaatacaatcggatggtaacaactcaccttagctctttctctctcaatcttACGCAAAAAAGCTAAaatgaatccaaaagtcccttccatGAGCTATTTcatctgtatttataggctcaaggagggttacatatgaaAACGTGTCTTATCTTATCCTTAATAACCGcatatcaaggataattatgaagaaatattcaaatgcagttaatttctagattacaacttaaaaaggaaataaatcaggcttCACGACCAGCCCAGACGTGACAAAAATTAACACCGACGAGGAGGCgcgcttctggtcgatagccgaaTAGCACCTCTGCCCtttaattctgccacgtgtcaatccaTGTGTAAGTAATATTTGCCATGTCATCTGtgatcttttttgggtaaacatttgccccccgagtttatttattgcgaccagtaataagtaaacttagaaaactaacctttcgtatgccccacaaaatatgtcagaaccgcccatgccttttcgaaaaatgtcaccaatcatgtctaatcaggtcctttcagtttcccaaaagtgtgtCTGACAGCCATTCCACTTCCCCATACGTAGAAAAAAGTAACTCATGATTGCCCCCTTTAACATGCCTTGGTCTCCATAAATAATCCTTAAGTtaccatttttactttttacttgcCTTTACCTTCTTAAAGAATGCTGAAGAACTCGCGCCTCAGAGCCCAGAAACTTTCAGACATCTACACTCGGTCACCCGATAGCTCTCATCTTTGGACTTCAATCTTTACCCGAGTAAGTTTTACGAACTTTCTTGTCCTTTTTATTGCTATTCGAAACTGCCTTATGCGTGTTTTTATTTCTGAACCCCTTCATGTTCTTGGCCAAAAATATATGGGGATTGTTTGCATGTTGATAGATGAgtaatagggtagtgaaatattgtttcatatgagttaggagccagtttggtagtcaagattgtagatttagggcgtaaaatcgaagtaaaaattcgatttttaagctaggtgaaaaactgggtttttctcgccccttcagagtcgaaaaagttttttctcaaaaaactttttacttctgcttttcaatctgtttttcaaactgctcgtatagaacttagtgtttctgttagaatgatgctggtcgtatacgcgagcaacgttattccaactttcaataTAAGCTTTCAAGttgtgtgtcttatctcctcctttctctgttcgcaactttcatgcaagatccgtggggaggagaaagacccatcgacgacaacTTATTGGCTCATCTGCTTGAGGATGAGGAGCAACCATCATCGCTGATGCCTAACATTCCATTTTCTCGTGCCACTTTAAACACTCCATCTGTCCttattcaaaatatggctcgagctaaaactacagcccagaaaaagaaaactcccaatccttcaaatcagcctgctcctcaggctgaaattccctcgaccagtggtcgagctgaaAATATTCTTGACCCAAATATCCAAACTCACGCTCAGCcccgaaatgccattcaaccagatgttgagtggtatttaGTACCCGAGAGCTGAGTGACGATCatgatgatcgccaactacatcaAGAAGTATGGACTCACGGGGGTAACATTAGTTCGACCCAACCAAGATCAACGGACGAACCTGCCcagaggcgccttcagcgcctggtcaaggtaccacattgaggcaggggctaccttgcctcttcattcatttttccaaggggtggtcaactattttggagttgccccttttcaaataactcataatgggtatagaatgcttgctacactctatatcctttacagccacaaaaaatggcccgtgccaactcttcatgaggttaactatttgttcgacctcaaatccaaccccaaccaagaaggtacgAGGTTCTTTCACTTTTTCCACCAGGAGACTGGACACACCTTCttgactgacaccacccacataTCGAATGTcgggaggtactaccaagagtattTCCTTACGACCGACATGATCGCGAACAATTTGGCctttgctcaaggaggtaaaacctttgTACCACTGGCTGTTACTCTTTATTTAGTGTTTCCTCCACATGTTCTTAGGCTTTtaatgcctttcaggcccatggctgcgaccagacccaactccagacatggagttgagatcaaccctcttggccagtatgactgacgtggagaaaagcgtcaaacatctggtcacagaggctaaccttaggttggtcggccttttggcccttcaccaggacatgagggagtcaacaacGGGGAGTGATACTAGTGGAGAAGTTCCcaagcagcacccagacgtggaACAAACTCCTCTGAGGAGGGCCactggagtaacaatcagggaaccttccagcaccccgcGGGCTTCCGCTCCCCCTGTCTcaaagggaaaagggaaaaagaaagctaCTGAACCCCTTGAGCCCCTCAATGAATCTTcagacgagaacggtactgatctctcgctcttagatagcttgccaattccatgtcacttatttgacagggacggcaattttaagtacggtccaaatttagattcatccttcttaatgccagagagtgagtataagactagtaaagtttataatgtagcgaccaataatgatagctcgggtatttcacttacaattttttcTGTTTATTTTCCTGACATGAAATATTTACTTGTTTATACTATCTCACTACTCGAATGTTTGCTTCTGTTTCAGATATGGACTCCGAGTGCGTGTTCGACATTTACAGCGCCCCCGAGGCTCCGGCAACTCCCTCGagcaaaaagaaaacaagcaagaggcatcctggggaaagcagtaaagTGCCTCAGGCTAAGAAGCCTCGCACTGCACGCGTCCCGAAGGACGGACCCTCAGCCAATGCAACTCCACCACCTTCTCCCCATGAGcagcagactccccctgctcctgcCGGGTCTACTCCATCTCCAGCAGCCCCAactgaccagactcagcaggccgGTCATGCTTCCACTGGGGGCAACATAACTAGTCGCGCCTTCAGATCGGTCAAGGACAGAGTCGCAAAAATTGTGAAGCACGACTGCTGCTGAGAGGCGATGGCCGCAACTGAGGCAATGGATGTCGACCAGATCCTAACCCACGCTTTAAATGAATTTGCTAGTGTAAGTTATTTTTTCCTGTGGAGATGACTTCTTGCGTACTTTACCGTCAGTCTAATCTTTGCTCTAATCGTAGGCATTTCTGACCCTTACTGTCAGCCGGCTATGCTCGGGTACTATCACTGAGCGGTCTAAATTCTTGGAGCAACAACATGCCGACGAACTCAAAGCTACCGAAGCGAAATATGTTGAACAGCTTGCAAtggtgctcgaggagaagaacaaactggctaaggagttgaaggagaagcaaaaTTCTCTAGATAAAGCCGTCGAGCAGAGGGATAAGTTCAAGGATTCTAACCGCATTAACTACCAcgaggctaaaaagctcgagcAGGAGTTGATCGCGAGCAAGGAggagactacaaccttggagggccggattgagaagcttgagaaagccaatgccagcaatttggaaaggtacaagaacgccacaAGTAAGTTTTTTTATGACTTCtagaaacacaaccaaggggcgAACTTTAACTACCTTCCCGAATGCGCAAGGCAAGCCGAGCTAGCCCGCTGTGCTGCTCGACTGGCAGAGGAGGAGAGGGCAAGAGTACCTGCttcgcccgaaatctccttggcgactggcATGGACGGGGCGAATAATGAAACTGCAGATGTCATCAATCAGGGcccccctcaagatcctccgacCCCTTAGTCTCTTTCTTTTAATATTTCAAGTACCCTACCTACGGATCGTAatgtaaagacattaattttttattgttgcatgggcagctattttccttttaatcagacaattacatccgagcagtagtgctcgcggtgtaaagtaattcgtttttgatattataacactcttttattttattataatatccgttcgcatgaccgaacttagcataacactttggattgatttatcaaaatataaattttgaaaaatactctaagtaccctagcatgctttcacttattttgctcatgtgtttacataccttttaatgatatgctttgcttacttgtaccttatatgccccccaagtgatcgaggagctttaggtccttggtcactttccttgaccggaacctgttcgaacattattgcACATAgcaatataataattataatacagcaaaacaacacacataatgagcaaatactgttaataaatacaataattggcaagaaatgactggctgcgcatagtcccttatatttctcataataaatggactaaacatgtttgtatgagtgatcaataagatcttacacttataagcgatcaatcatataaaatgaccaaccctttttcaaaacttgtaaaaagtaaaattaatacaagccaattctttaagaagaattgtttattggaaatacttgcgtaggtgttcttcattccaatagcaaggaacgagatctctgtttaagtgtgcaagtttataggtgtctggatgaaggacttcgtcaatctggtatggcccttcccaattaggtccgagaaCTCCAGTAgtttggtcgcgggtgtttagaaaaactcttcggagtacaagatctctaacattgaactttctttctcgcactttagagttgaaataccgggcgaccttctgctagtacgcagctactcggagttgggcttgttcacgtttctcatcgattgagtccagggattccattaatagctGGCTATTCGAATCTTGATCGTACGCTATTCTGCGATGTCTAggcagatctaactcaacaggcagcatggcttcatatccataagccaaagagaatggagtatgacctaTTGTTGTTCGGCGGGAAGTTCTGTacaaccagagtacttcaggcaattgttctggccacacccccttagcttcttctagccttttctttagtgtatccttcagtgttttgttgactgcttcaacctgtccatttgcttggggatgagtgactgaagagaaactcttaataatacCATGTCGCTCGCAgaaatccgtgaataaatcactgtcaaactgggtgccattatctgagacgatctttcttggcaatccataatgacaaatgatgtttttgatcacaaaatctaacactttcttggtcgttatggttgctagcggttcagcttcggcccatttggtgaagtagtcgatggcaaccaccacatatttgacaccgccttttcccatgggcaaagatccgataaggtcgataccccaaactgcaaacagccatgggctttgcatctgtttaagctcattaggggcaactcatgggattttggagaatctctggcatttatcacacttctgcAAGAATTCCatcaagtcttcattcatcgttggccagaaatatccttgccttaggatcttttttgacaaactttgcaccccagtgtggtctccacaaaatccttcgtgcacctctttcatcaactctttggctttctcctttgtaatacatctaaggagtggcattgagtatccccttcgatacaggattccatcgaccaggatatacctagcagcttaccgttgaagggtcctagctttgtttatgtccgttggtaacacgcagttcgatagatactctacatatggtgctaTCCACGTATCCGCCATCTAGATTACCAGAGTTGTCTCTGCTATTTGGATTCTCGGTATAGATAGTCGCttgactggcactatgttcagagtatcagcatccttcgcacttgccaatttttccaaagcgtccgcattggaattctgatcgcgaggtacttgctggagactgtatctGTCAAACTGGGCTAAcaaatcctttgttttgttcaaataggaaaccatctttaaacctcgcgactggtactctcccaggacctgattcaccactagctgagaatcactatagatgttgAGCGCctttatattcatatccttggctaatcgtAATCCAgggagtagtgcttcatattcgacctcattgttagaagcagtgaagtcaaatctgattgcacaatgaaattgatgcccttctagCGTTATCAGTATTACTCCTGCCCCAGCATGGGACTCATTAAAAGAACCGtccgtaaataatttccacgtgggagcttggatttgacattcaggttCGCTGGACTCTTCAGTCTGCTCGCCACTCATGAGTTCAGTGAATTctgcgatgaagtcagccaaggcttgtccttttatcgctgctcgtggcaaATAAGA contains the following coding sequences:
- the LOC133792180 gene encoding predicted GPI-anchored protein 58, with amino-acid sequence MRESTTGSDTSGEVPKQHPDVEQTPLRRATGVTIREPSSTPRASAPPVSKGKGKKKATEPLEPLNESSDENDMDSECVFDIYSAPEAPATPSSKKKTSKRHPGESSKVPQAKKPRTARVPKDGPSANATPPPSPHEQQTPPAPAGSTPSPAAPTDQTQQAGHASTGGNITSRAFRSVKDRVAKIVKHDCC